The DNA region AAAGCGATGTAGAAACATTAATCGGTAAAAGACCATTTGAAGAGAATAAAGCTTCAGAAATTGATCTTGTTGATAATGAATCTCACGAAAATCAAAATGGAACAGTTAGCGAAGGTGTACCTCCATTTGATCCAGGTTTGAATCCTTTGCCTGCAACAGAAGCATAATTTTACATTTATAGAACGTTAATAAAAGGTACTGAAATTAATTCGGTACCTTTTTTATAAGAATAAAGCCTTAAATTAAACATTCAATGGCGGTATTAGAAAAAGGAAAAAAGATTTATTTCCTTTCAGATTTTCATTTAGGTGCACCAGATTACGACCGTAGTTTGGTACGCGAAAAAAAGATTGTGGCATTTTTGGATCAAATTAAAAAAGATGCTGCTTGTATTTTTTTGGTGGGAGACATGTTTGATTTTTGGTATGAATACAAAGATGTCGTTCCAAAGGGTTATACGCGTATTTTGGGTAAGTTGGCAGAGATTGCAGATAGTGGGATTCCGATGAAATTTTTCATAGGTAATCACGATATGTGGATGCAAGGTTATTTTGAAAAAGAATTTCACATGGAGGTTTTTGACAATCCTCAAACGTATGAATGGAATGGCAAGAAATTTTATATCGGTCACGGAGATGGATTAGGACCTGGAGATCACGGATATAAATTTTTGAAAAAAATATTTAGAAATAAACTTTGTCGTTTATTATTTGGCGCATTACATCCATGGATCGGGATCGGAATTGCCAATTATTTCAGTCGCAAAAGTAGAGCTAAAACAGGAAATGGAGATTCGATTTGGTTGGGTGATGATAAAGAATGGTTGGTGATTTATTCACAAGAAGTTTTGCAGCAACAATACTTCGATTATTTTATATTTGGGCATAGACATTTTCCAATCGATATCCTATTGAAAGAAAATAGCCATTATGTTAATTTAGGAGATTGGATTGATCATTTTACCTATGCGGAATTTGATGGTAAAAATTTGGAATTAAAAAATTATGCAGGAAATATCCTCAACGATAGGGCCATTGTGGCTAGAAATTTAAATAAATAATGAAGTTGTATGAGAAAAATTATTTGCATCTTCGTAATTGCTCTGATTGCTTGTTCCTCATTAGGAGCGCAGACGCCAAAAATTCCGACGATCGGATTGAATAAATTATTTTCTATAGAAGGAAAATTTAGTCAGCTTTATGTTGACAATTTGGGTAATATTTACACAATATCTAAATTGAGCAATCAATTAAAAAAATACAATTCCAAAGGAGATTCCATTGGTTTGTTTAACGATGTAAAACAGTTTGGAACGATTTCGAGAATGGATGCTACAAATCCATTAAAATTATTGGTTTATTACCAAGATTTTTCGACTGTAATTGCCTTAGATCGCTTTTTAAATAATATTAATAAACTCGATTTACGTCGAAGTGGTATTTTACAAGCAAAAACGATTAGTATCAGTTATGATAATAATCTTTGGGTTTTTGATGAGCAAGAATACAAGTTGAAAAAATTGGACGATCAAGGTAATATTTTATCCACCTCTGATGACTTCAGGGTTTTATTTCAAGATCCGCCGGATCCTGATGCAATCATAGACAATGACGGACAATTGTATCTGTATGACAAAAATTTAGGTTGGTTTATTATGGACTATTATGGTGCGGTCAAAAAAAATTATCCTTATTTACATTGGCAAAATGTGAAAGTCGAAAATCAAAAATTGATAGGAAGAGAGGATATGCAGCTTGATATCGCGACGCTTTCTGATTTTGACTATAATAAATTAAATTTACCCTTAAAGGCGGAAGATGTTCAAACGATACGTTTTCTAAATGATCGTCTTTTCGTCCTAAGCTCGGATAATATCTCTATTTATTCTATTCAACAATAAAAATAATAACACATTGGCAGATTTTCTCGAAAAAATTGGTTCTACAGAAATTTTAGACAATCATCTCAAGTCTATATTGATAGCAGTAGCTACAATTTTGATTGCCTTTTTTATTCGGAAATTACTGTCACGTTTTATTGCCAATCTTATATTTAAGTTTTTATCTAAAGATATAAGTACACAGTATAAAAGTAATTTCGATAATTATATTGTTGCTAGATTTGGTAGATTTCTATTCTGGTTTATAACCATTGCATCTTTAAATTTACTAACACCACCTTCTGATTTAAAATCTATTCCATTGTTTGGTAAGGATTTAGTGTATTGGGGGGATGCTTTATTGAGAATAGTGCTGATTTATAGTTTTATCAATCTTGCGATAGGAGTAGTATATTTTATTTTTTCCATTTATAAAGTTCATTCTCAAAAATCTGGAAATAAGTCTGCGTTACAGCTATTTACTTTGTTGGGTGATCTATCTCGTATCGTATTGATAATCATAGGAGTACTAATGAGTATCAAGATCGGGTTGGGATATAGCATTCAAGGATTGTTGACCAATATCAGTTTGGTTACTGCGGCCTTAGCACTAGCCGCTAAAGAAAGTTTGGAAAATCTAATCGCCTCATTTATTATATTTTTAGATAAACCATTTTATATAGGAGATTATGTAACTGTAAGTGGCGTTTCTGGTACAGTGGAAGCCATTGGATTGAGAAGTACGAGGTTGCGCACTGCAAATAAAACATTGGTGACAGTTCCTAATAAGCAAATGGTCGATACTCTTTTGGATAATGTATCGCAACGTTCCCAATACAAATTCAGTGAAAAATTGGAAATATCTCTTTCTGCAACCTCTGATGATCTTATATGGATAAAGGAGCAAATAACGAATTTGCTTTCTGAAAAAAATGCTCTAGCGATATCCGTATATTTACAACAAACAGGAAGTAGCGCACATTTTATGTACTTGGAGTATTATATTAATGTTGGAGACATGTCCTCCACTGATTTTAATAATTTAACGGGAGAAGTAAATCGTGAAATTGTTGCCATGTTTCAGCAACACGATATACATTTCGCTCAAGAAAGTAGTACAGTGGTTTCAATACAGCAGTCAAGTAATTAAAATTAAATAAAAGTCAGATAATTAATTTGATCGACTTTTATTTAATTTTAAAGTGAGATAATTAATTTGCTGATAATTCACTTAAGCTTTCGTCCATTGCTTTTATGGTAAAATCTAAATCCGCAATTGTTAATGCATTACTCAAGAACCAACATTCATATTGAGATGCCGGTAGATATACGCCACGTTTTAACAATCCATGAAAAAATTTAGAAAATTTAGCTTGATCAGACGCCGCAGAAGTTGCAAAATCTGTTACTGGAGCAGCATTGAAAAATAAACTCATCATACTTCCTAATTGATTGACTTGCACTGGTTCATCATGCTTTGCAAATACATCAATAATGCCCTTTTTCAAATAAGCAGCTTTTTCTGCTAATTCTGTATAATATTCTGGATGTAAATTTAATTCGGATAAAAGAGTAAATCCTGCGATCATTGCAAGTGGATTCCCACTTAAAGTTCCCGCTTGATACACATTGCCTAAAGGTGCGATGTGGCTCATGATTTCTTTTTTACCAGCAAATGCGCCGACAGGCAAACCTGCACCGATAACTTTTCCAAAAGTCATCAAGTCGGCATCAATATTTAACCTTGCTTGTGCGCCGCCTTTGGATTGGCGAAAACCCGTCATGACTTCATCAAAAATCAACAACATTTTATTTTCATCGCAGATAGCACGTAATCCATCTAAAAAACCTACTTTAGGTAAAACGCAACCCATATTACCAGCTACAGGTTCAACAATGATTGCTGCAATTTCATCTTTATGTTCGGCAACTAATTTTTTTACCGCCTCCAGATCATTATACGGAGCAATTAAAGTATCATTGGTCACACCAGCCGTTACGCCGGGAACCGTTTGGATATTTAAAGTTGCTACTCCACTGCCTGCATTTACCAAAAACATATCTGCATGACCATGATAACAACCATCAAATTTGATAAATTTATTTTTACCAGTATAGCCACGAGCTAAACGAATGGCACTCATGCAAGCCTCCGTACCACTATTGACCATTCGAATAAGATCAACATTCGGAACCATAGATTTTATCAATTCTGCAATCTCTGTTTCTAATTCTGTTGGGGCACCGAAGGATGTGGATTTCTCTGCCTTTTTTTGAATCGCCTCAATTACTGGACGATGCGCATGTCCCAAAATCATTGGTCCCCACGATCCAACAAAATCCACGTATTTATTACCGTCTATGTCGTATAAATAAGCGCCCTCTGCTTTTTCTAAAAAAAGAGGAATGCCTCCTACATTTTTAAATGCTCTGACAGGTGAATTGACACCGCCAGGAATTGATTTTTGCGCTCTTTCAAAAGCTGCTTTACTAGATTCGTATGTGTACATTTTCAAAAAATTCTAGGGACGAAGTTAACTTTGAACGATCAAATCATTTTGGCTTTTTACAAATATTCTATGGTTTGGTGTTTTTTTTACATTGGTATGATTATCTTGCCATAATTAATGCGGCGTTAAAATTGAAAAGAATAATCAATTTAGCATTAAACTTGTTAACATATTCAGACTCCTATATTAAAAAGTATTAAGATGAAAAGTTTAGGTTGGATATTATCATTGATGATTTGCGTACCATTGCTAACTAAAGCGCAAACTGAATCCAAATTTACATTGGAAGGAAAGTTAGAAAATTTGCAAGGTAAACCCGAAAAAGTGTTATTGTATTATCCTTACAGAGAACAGAATTTTATGGATAGTGCGGAAGTGCATGATGGTAAGTATCATTTTGATGGTTTATTAAGTGGTCCCGTTAGAGCAGATCTTTATTTGAAATATAAGAAGGATACAACAAATATGGGTAAAGATGTTATGTCTATTTTTATCCAACCTGGAGATATTACTGTGAATAGTTTAAATACTTTTTCAAATGTAACAGTTACGGGATCTCCCTCAAATGAAGATTTTAAATTGATACAAGCAGCTGCTGTGCCATTTGAATCTAAAATGGCTCCGTTAATGGATCAATATAACACTTATGCCAAAGCTAAAAACAAGTCAGCTCAAAATCAAATTGCAAAACAAATCCTTGCATTACGTCAACAAATGAATGACAATATGTATGGTAATTTTGTGCGCAGCAATCCTAATTCTATCATTGCATTGTATGCATTGCAGCAATACGCAGGTATTAATATCAAAAATCCTGATGAGATACAACAATTGTTGTTGACTTTACCTGCAAATGAACAAAACTCTACAGATGGACAAAAGTTGAGTCAATTAATCAAATTGGCAAAATTAGCTCCAGTTGGTGGCATAGCTCCAGATTTCATTCAAAATGATACTTTAGGAAACCCAGTTGCATTATCATCTTTTAGAGGTCATTATACATTGTTAAGTTTTTGGGCAAGTTGGTGTGGACCTTGTCGCTCAGATAATAAATTATTTGTATATAATTACAATAAGTACAAGGCAAAAGGATTCAAAATTTTGGGGGTTTCTTTAGACAAACCTGGCGATAAAGAAGATTGGTTAGATGCTATTCATCAAGATAAGTTGGATTGGACACAGGTTTCTGATTTACAATTTTGGAATAATGCAGCAGCCAAGAAATATGGAGTTGTCGCATTACCTCAAAATTTCTTAATTGATCCAAGTGGAAAGATTGTTGCGAAAGACGTTAGAGGTGCTGATTTGGAAGATCTATTAGCAAAATATTATCCCGGAACTAATTAGTAAACAAATTGTTATAAAAAAGGGAACGCAATTGCGTTCCCTTTTTTATTTCCATAAAAGACTTCCGTCGCCATAACTGAGAAATCTAAAATCATGCGTTAAGGCATATTGGTATATCTCTCGCCATTTATCTCCAACGATTGCTGCCACTAGTAAAATCAAGGTGGATTGTGGCTGATGAAAATTGGTAATTAAGCCGTCTGCAATACGTAATTGATAACCTGGTGCTATAATGATTTGCGTACGCGTTAAAAGTCGATCCATTTTTTGGTCTTCCAACCATTTAATTAATGCAGATAATGCTGTTTTTGCATCTATATCTTGCGGCAATTCGTAAGGTTCCCATTGCGTTAAGTCGTCGTGCAAAGATGTCAATTTACCAAGATGACATTTGACCCCGATCCAATACAAACTTTCCAATGTGCGTATGGACGTCGTGCCGACAGGGATAATCTTGCCATCAAGATGGTTAAGGAGATTTTGGATAAATGATTTTTTTACATCAATAGCTTCATAATGCATTTCGTGTTCACCCATTGTGTCTGCCTTTACAGGTTTGAATGTGCCAGCGCCGACATGTAATGTGACAAAGTCATGTTCGATTCCTTTTTTGCCCAAATTTTCTAATAAATCTGTTGTGAAATGCAAACCCGCTGTTGGTGCCGCAACCGAACCATCATATTTCGCATAGACGGTTTGATAACGGTCTTTATCAGATTCCTCTGTTTCGCGTTTCAAATAAGGTGGAAGCGGAATAATGCCCGCAAAATGTAGAATCTCTGCAAAGGAAAGTGTTGTTTCATTCCACTGAAAATGAATTAAAAAATAATCATTTCTTTTTTCTATTTGCGTAGCGTTAAGTTCAATATTTTTACCATTAAATTCAAATGAATGTGTCAGTGCTCCTGATTTCCATTTTTTTGCACCTCCGATAAGGCATTTCCAATAAACTTCTTTTTTTTCCAACATGGCGGAGGTAATATCATTATATCGGTCATCAGGTTCAAGGCAAAATAGTTCGATTTTAGAGCCAGTTTCTTTATAAAAAAGAATGCGCGCTTCCACCACCTTTGTATTGTTAAAGACAAGAAGTGTGTTTGCAGGCAAATATTCATCTAATTTATAATATTGACTTTCAGAGATATCGCCATGATTATAGATCAAAAGTTTGCTTGCGTCTCTTTGCGCCAATGGATATTTTGCAATTTTACTATCTGGTAAATCGTAGGTAAAATCTGCGATTGCTAATTCTTGAGGATGCATGCTGCAAAGGTATATCCTAATTGAAAAAATATTCAAAAGAAAAATTTACATATTAACAGTAATATGACAATGTTTCGTAATCAATCAATTAAATTTGAAATAAATAAAACCAAAAAAGAGAAGTATGAAAACATGCCGACTTTCAGCTAAAATGGCGGATGCCTTGAACAAACAAATGACTTTAGAAGCCTATTCTGCACAAGTGTATTTAATGTTATCCTCTTGGGCAGATGATTTAGGATATGCAGGTATCTCTGGATTCTTATTTAAGCATTCTACAGAAGAACGTTCTCACATGGCTAAATTGATTGAATATATTCAAGAAAGAGGTGGGAAAGTTATTATTGAATCTATTCCGAAACCTGGAGTTGAGCCCAAATCTATGCAAGAATGCTTTGAAATGGTATTCAAACAAGAAGTTGAAAATACAACAGCCATTTATAAAATTATTAAATTGGCGATGGAAGAAAGTGATTGGGCTACTTGGAATCATTTACAATGGTTTGTAACAGAACAAAGAGAAGAGGAAAAATATGCATTGCAATTGTTGGATAAAATTAAAATTGCAGGAGGCCCGAAAGCTCAAGATTCTGCCTTATTTGACTTAGATAGAGACTTATCTAAAACACCACAAGAAACGCCAATTGCAGATGATCTTTAGACATTTCTGTAAAATATAACGCTATTTTGACGCTATTTTTATTATTGTAAATTAAAGAAATAGTACCTT from Rhizosphaericola mali includes:
- a CDS encoding UDP-2,3-diacylglucosamine diphosphatase; this encodes MAVLEKGKKIYFLSDFHLGAPDYDRSLVREKKIVAFLDQIKKDAACIFLVGDMFDFWYEYKDVVPKGYTRILGKLAEIADSGIPMKFFIGNHDMWMQGYFEKEFHMEVFDNPQTYEWNGKKFYIGHGDGLGPGDHGYKFLKKIFRNKLCRLLFGALHPWIGIGIANYFSRKSRAKTGNGDSIWLGDDKEWLVIYSQEVLQQQYFDYFIFGHRHFPIDILLKENSHYVNLGDWIDHFTYAEFDGKNLELKNYAGNILNDRAIVARNLNK
- a CDS encoding SdiA-regulated/phytase-like domain-containing protein, giving the protein MRKIICIFVIALIACSSLGAQTPKIPTIGLNKLFSIEGKFSQLYVDNLGNIYTISKLSNQLKKYNSKGDSIGLFNDVKQFGTISRMDATNPLKLLVYYQDFSTVIALDRFLNNINKLDLRRSGILQAKTISISYDNNLWVFDEQEYKLKKLDDQGNILSTSDDFRVLFQDPPDPDAIIDNDGQLYLYDKNLGWFIMDYYGAVKKNYPYLHWQNVKVENQKLIGREDMQLDIATLSDFDYNKLNLPLKAEDVQTIRFLNDRLFVLSSDNISIYSIQQ
- a CDS encoding mechanosensitive ion channel family protein, which produces MADFLEKIGSTEILDNHLKSILIAVATILIAFFIRKLLSRFIANLIFKFLSKDISTQYKSNFDNYIVARFGRFLFWFITIASLNLLTPPSDLKSIPLFGKDLVYWGDALLRIVLIYSFINLAIGVVYFIFSIYKVHSQKSGNKSALQLFTLLGDLSRIVLIIIGVLMSIKIGLGYSIQGLLTNISLVTAALALAAKESLENLIASFIIFLDKPFYIGDYVTVSGVSGTVEAIGLRSTRLRTANKTLVTVPNKQMVDTLLDNVSQRSQYKFSEKLEISLSATSDDLIWIKEQITNLLSEKNALAISVYLQQTGSSAHFMYLEYYINVGDMSSTDFNNLTGEVNREIVAMFQQHDIHFAQESSTVVSIQQSSN
- the hemL gene encoding glutamate-1-semialdehyde 2,1-aminomutase, producing MYTYESSKAAFERAQKSIPGGVNSPVRAFKNVGGIPLFLEKAEGAYLYDIDGNKYVDFVGSWGPMILGHAHRPVIEAIQKKAEKSTSFGAPTELETEIAELIKSMVPNVDLIRMVNSGTEACMSAIRLARGYTGKNKFIKFDGCYHGHADMFLVNAGSGVATLNIQTVPGVTAGVTNDTLIAPYNDLEAVKKLVAEHKDEIAAIIVEPVAGNMGCVLPKVGFLDGLRAICDENKMLLIFDEVMTGFRQSKGGAQARLNIDADLMTFGKVIGAGLPVGAFAGKKEIMSHIAPLGNVYQAGTLSGNPLAMIAGFTLLSELNLHPEYYTELAEKAAYLKKGIIDVFAKHDEPVQVNQLGSMMSLFFNAAPVTDFATSAASDQAKFSKFFHGLLKRGVYLPASQYECWFLSNALTIADLDFTIKAMDESLSELSAN
- a CDS encoding TlpA disulfide reductase family protein — translated: MKSLGWILSLMICVPLLTKAQTESKFTLEGKLENLQGKPEKVLLYYPYREQNFMDSAEVHDGKYHFDGLLSGPVRADLYLKYKKDTTNMGKDVMSIFIQPGDITVNSLNTFSNVTVTGSPSNEDFKLIQAAAVPFESKMAPLMDQYNTYAKAKNKSAQNQIAKQILALRQQMNDNMYGNFVRSNPNSIIALYALQQYAGINIKNPDEIQQLLLTLPANEQNSTDGQKLSQLIKLAKLAPVGGIAPDFIQNDTLGNPVALSSFRGHYTLLSFWASWCGPCRSDNKLFVYNYNKYKAKGFKILGVSLDKPGDKEDWLDAIHQDKLDWTQVSDLQFWNNAAAKKYGVVALPQNFLIDPSGKIVAKDVRGADLEDLLAKYYPGTN
- a CDS encoding S-adenosylmethionine:tRNA ribosyltransferase-isomerase, giving the protein MHPQELAIADFTYDLPDSKIAKYPLAQRDASKLLIYNHGDISESQYYKLDEYLPANTLLVFNNTKVVEARILFYKETGSKIELFCLEPDDRYNDITSAMLEKKEVYWKCLIGGAKKWKSGALTHSFEFNGKNIELNATQIEKRNDYFLIHFQWNETTLSFAEILHFAGIIPLPPYLKRETEESDKDRYQTVYAKYDGSVAAPTAGLHFTTDLLENLGKKGIEHDFVTLHVGAGTFKPVKADTMGEHEMHYEAIDVKKSFIQNLLNHLDGKIIPVGTTSIRTLESLYWIGVKCHLGKLTSLHDDLTQWEPYELPQDIDAKTALSALIKWLEDQKMDRLLTRTQIIIAPGYQLRIADGLITNFHQPQSTLILLVAAIVGDKWREIYQYALTHDFRFLSYGDGSLLWK
- a CDS encoding ferritin; translation: MKTCRLSAKMADALNKQMTLEAYSAQVYLMLSSWADDLGYAGISGFLFKHSTEERSHMAKLIEYIQERGGKVIIESIPKPGVEPKSMQECFEMVFKQEVENTTAIYKIIKLAMEESDWATWNHLQWFVTEQREEEKYALQLLDKIKIAGGPKAQDSALFDLDRDLSKTPQETPIADDL